Sequence from the Fusarium oxysporum Fo47 chromosome VI, complete sequence genome:
TATTTTCGCCGACGCTGGCGTTGTCGCGGATCCATTGGCGGATGGTATCGACTGAGGGGCAGTCTCGACGGTGGAGGGTATTTGCTGGGGCTGCGAGGACGGTGGCTGGATTGATGAAGGCGAGGGTGAGGGAGAGGATGTTTGAGAGTCTCATCTTGAATGGCTTGGGAGTTGGGGCTGGATGAAATTGAGTGTTGTGATATGGAAGGGAATGAAGCGAAAGACTGTGATGTTGCTTGTATGCTGCCTTGATGTGATAGAGGTTGGAATGGAGCGACGTGGAACGGTTTTTATACTATTGTCAAGCAACGCACCTGGGAGACTTGGCAGACAAGACGAAGCCCTGTTTGACCTGTTTTCGAGCGTCCACGCATCCCACCTAGACATCATACAGAACTCCTTCGCATCCTTTCAAGCCTCCAGTCTATCAGTGGGCTCCATATCAGGCTGATCGCAGCGTACTCAAAAGTTCCTCTCCCAAGATCGAGATCGTTAACGATGAACTTGTTTGTTCTCTGAGACAGATaccatcaccatcgacaTCACGCTCGCGATGAGCATAGATCAACATAACCGTCAGCAAAGTGGAATAGCAAGAAGTCAGCTCCGGGATGCCAAGTCGGTGGAATAATCCCCGATGCAAGGAGCAAGCCAAACGGAAGACTAATTTAGCACACGAAGGATCGATGTCAGCTCAGCTATGCAGATCTCCCAACTGCCGCCCGCTCCAGATAGCGGGGTACGCAAAACCACAGCCTCGATGCCTCGCCGTGAATGACGCATTTACTAGGCAATCGATTACTGCCGATCAGAAATCTCACGTAAGAAGTGTGCAGCCTCATGTGATGCAGGACGGGATGTTGCCGCAGGCTATGACAAACGAAAAACAACGTCGATCATAAAAAGTTCTGAAGGATCAGAACGTACTCAGACCTTCCAACTCAATAcacctcatcaccaagaatTCATCACTTTACATCGCGAATATGACAGACACGCTCAAAGATCAGCTAATCGCTTTGGCCTCAACTGGAGATGCCAATCAAATGAGAACCCTCCTCTCAACCACCGAACAGCCCCCATCACAAGAAACCATCCAAGAGGTGCTCACAACAGCCATAAAGAATTGCCAATTCGATACTGTCCGCTTCCTCTTGGCAAAGTACCGCTCAGTCCCTGTCAACGAGGAAATCGTCCGAGCAGCTGTCAACACGGGCTCAATCCCGCTTATGCAGGCCTTGCTCACCAAGGATCCATCTGTGATCAACATGCAGTTCGACATGCGGGGAACACCTCTCATCGTTGCATGCATGGGTCGACAGCACGTTGACTTTTTGCGctttcttcttgaggctggGGCTGATCCCAACCAAGAGCCTGATGCAGCTGCGTATCCGCTTGCGTTGGTTGCAGGGCTGTACAAGGACACTGCAGCGATCGACCTACTGTTGAAGTATGGCGCTAAGGTTGACAATTCAGGTGCACTTGCTGCTGCGGCGAGGAGAGGTAATGAGCCTATGATGCGGTATCTACTGGAGAAGGGGGCTCGGCCTGACAGTGATGCTCCTTCTGTTGGAACTGGTGCATCTCCTCTTCATGTGGCAGTCAAGGCTGGGCATGTTGGCGTAGCTAGAATCTTGATGCAACATGGAGCTGATCCTAGGGCTGCTGAAAGTAGTGGTACTTCAGCTATTGAGCTTGCGAATCAACTGCAGCAGCAGGGCAAGGCTACGTCAGAGATGGTAGAGGTTCTAGAGCCAAAGTAGAATGTTAAACCGTCGATAGAGTAGTCAAAAATACATTTACACATTCATTAATGGGCATATCCTTCAATCCCTATAATTAGCTTCCTAATTGCCTCATTCAGCCCATACGCTGGAGAAATGACAAACGTCATACTGATGTTTGCGGGGCTTGATCACCTTCAGCTGTAAGCGCCAAGCAAATATCTGGTCCATTCACGCTCATACTCTGACATGCAGATCTCAAACGAGTCATTTCTTAATATGCTCATGACTCAGTAACCCTAAGGAATCGAGATGGAAGTCTGCAAAGAAACGTATCATAATCTCACTCCCGACAAAAGTCCTTCCTGCGTTGCTAAATACCCAAATCTGAAGGAGGCTATACGCTCACCAGTGGAGTCAAGGCACCAGCGTCCCATTGGGCCATCTACCCATAAGGCGTACAGAGTGCCCGATGTGTATACGATCGTCGTCTTAAACGCTGAAGGATCACGCCAGAGTATTTGTTACGCTTACTGTAGCGGGCCGATCCATCTCCAATATCACTAAACTCTAACCCCACGCGGCTCAGGGCCGATGAACTTTTGAACTACGCTAGACCCCACGCGGTGATCAGACGTCTAAACGTCACAACTGATCCTTCTTGTAAGCCTTTGTAAGACATGTGAGTGGGTAGTTGGGGGCTAGAAGTCTGCTTGGGCCTCGGGCGTCGCGTTCTTGAGGATCAAGGCTGACAATGGCTTGATTTCTGCAGTGGATGGATTCAATGGGAGTCATCGTGGCGTCTCTTACGGAAGGCGGCTTGCGATGTCTCTGTGATCAGGCGTTTGCGTGTTGATCAATTGCATCATCTGACAAATGTAAGGAGGGAAACAATGAGGTCGATGGAAGTAGTTGGGCACTATATAGAGGTCAGGTCGTCTTCAACTATTAAAGATATACAGACATCATAAACAAAGCATCTTACCCACATACCTTCAGAGATAGAAGTTTCACACCTTATACACCATACACCATATACTACAGATTGCACACCAAAGCAAACAGGACAGCCAAAACTCATCAACTTTAGCACTATCAAGTCTCACCAAAAATTCAATATGAAGTTCACAATTATCCTCTCCATCACCTccctcctcggcctcggccaaTCCGCCGCGATCCACATGAGCCGCAACCCTTCCACCTCTCTCTCAAACCGCCAAGACCCAGCCTGGTCTTTCAGCGTCTATCAAAGCAGCGAAAGATGTACCGGTGCCCGCGACACATACAGCGGCGACGGAACCCAAGAGTGTACTCAGGGAATCCGCAATGGTTCCTTTGGCTCTTACACGACTGGGGAGATCAGTGATAAGTGCTCGGTGTACATCTACAATAATGATAACTGTGATGATGGGGGTATTATTGATATCTTGACGAGTGCGGACCCGGAGGGTTGTTTGCAGCCTCAGCTTGAGGTCACTGGCGTGGCGAGCTTCAGAGCGCAGTGCGGTTGAGAGGGGATTTAATGTATGGTATTAATCCGGTCTTATGATAGGCTTTATAGATGGCAATAGTAAATAGCTAAATGGAGCTAAGGTTTCT
This genomic interval carries:
- a CDS encoding ankyrin repeat-containing domain protein — translated: MTDTLKDQLIALASTGDANQMRTLLSTTEQPPSQETIQEVLTTAIKNCQFDTVRFLLAKYRSVPVNEEIVRAAVNTGSIPLMQALLTKDPSVINMQFDMRGTPLIVACMGRQHVDFLRFLLEAGADPNQEPDAAAYPLALVAGLYKDTAAIDLLLKYGAKVDNSGALAAAARRGNEPMMRYLLEKGARPDSDAPSVGTGASPLHVAVKAGHVGVARILMQHGADPRAAESSGTSAIELANQLQQQGKATSEMVEVLEPK